In the Streptomyces sp. BHT-5-2 genome, one interval contains:
- a CDS encoding SRPBCC family protein, which produces MADVTAQIRIDAPAEKIWARLTDFDSYGQWNATHTGFPRGGPQPLQVGAAYEETMKLMGFPAEVTWTVQELEPGRLLAVKGKGPMGVNLGMRYQLAPDGEATAVRIDGTFTGAAVSLMAAKLKDSARAALDDSLRRLAGLVA; this is translated from the coding sequence ATGGCCGATGTCACCGCCCAGATCCGGATCGACGCACCGGCCGAGAAAATCTGGGCCCGGCTCACCGACTTCGACTCCTACGGGCAGTGGAACGCCACCCACACCGGCTTCCCACGCGGCGGCCCGCAGCCCCTCCAGGTGGGCGCGGCCTACGAGGAGACCATGAAGCTGATGGGCTTCCCGGCAGAGGTGACCTGGACCGTGCAGGAGCTGGAGCCCGGTCGGCTGCTCGCCGTCAAGGGCAAGGGTCCGATGGGCGTCAACCTCGGCATGCGCTATCAGCTGGCACCCGACGGCGAGGCGACCGCGGTCCGGATCGACGGAACCTTCACCGGCGCCGCGGTCTCCCTGATGGCGGCCAAGCTGAAGGACTCGGCGCGCGCCGCGCTGGACGACTCCCTGCGCAGGCTCGCCGGCCTGGTGGCCTGA
- a CDS encoding Clp protease N-terminal domain-containing protein yields the protein MQNRTAYSGGGRSAQEDPDGQLTVELASVVSAARRRATRDGDRQVDTAHLLHGLLEWDPAVREVFDGGHQVARLLGYLVQRSIGYGLQWHGTVEDSGAVPMVAEGGAPGWSPAAAAAMDGALDRAHARYATRADCLDLLAALVDDPESRAVEVLRRASVDTARVAARLDGDPRPVPD from the coding sequence GTGCAAAACCGTACTGCGTACAGCGGCGGGGGCCGCTCCGCCCAGGAAGACCCCGACGGCCAGCTCACCGTGGAGCTCGCTTCGGTGGTTTCCGCTGCCCGCAGGCGGGCCACCCGCGACGGCGACCGGCAGGTCGACACCGCCCACCTGCTCCACGGACTCCTGGAATGGGACCCCGCGGTCCGCGAGGTCTTCGACGGCGGCCACCAGGTCGCCCGGCTCCTCGGCTATCTCGTCCAGCGCAGCATCGGCTACGGCCTCCAGTGGCACGGCACCGTCGAGGACTCCGGCGCCGTCCCGATGGTCGCCGAGGGCGGCGCCCCCGGCTGGTCGCCCGCCGCGGCCGCCGCCATGGACGGCGCCCTCGACCGCGCCCACGCCCGCTACGCCACCCGCGCCGACTGCCTCGACCTCCTCGCCGCACTCGTCGACGACCCCGAATCCCGGGCGGTGGAAGTCCTGCGCCGCGCCTCCGTCGACACCGCCCGGGTCGCCGCCCGCCTCGACGGCGACCCGCGCCCCGTGCCGGACTGA
- a CDS encoding CPBP family intramembrane glutamic endopeptidase — MQSETSPLGNADVPGAGNGSGRLAEAAGEPSRGVLRNETLIVLALSLGASAVSALISFVGSLTRPGGLEHQAATLNASHAPGRPWLDLAWQLFGIATALVPVVLVAHLLLRERADGLRAIGFDRRRPGFDLGLGTGLAAAIGGSGLLLYLGARAAGFNLTVVPEALPDVWWKIPVLIASAVQNAVLEEVIVVGYLLRRLGQLGWSPWAALAASSVLRGSYHLYQGVGGFFGNMVMGVVFALVYRRWGRVGPLVAAHALIDIVAFLGYAVLAGRVSWLPTM; from the coding sequence TTGCAGTCGGAAACAAGTCCCTTGGGGAACGCGGACGTTCCGGGCGCGGGGAACGGCTCGGGGCGGCTCGCCGAGGCGGCCGGCGAGCCCTCCCGCGGCGTGCTGCGGAACGAGACGCTGATCGTCCTGGCGCTCTCCCTGGGGGCCAGCGCGGTCTCCGCACTGATCAGCTTCGTCGGGTCGCTGACGAGACCCGGTGGCCTGGAGCACCAGGCGGCGACGCTCAACGCCTCGCACGCCCCCGGCCGGCCGTGGCTGGATCTCGCCTGGCAGCTGTTCGGGATCGCGACCGCGTTGGTGCCGGTCGTGCTGGTGGCCCATCTGCTGCTGCGGGAACGCGCCGACGGGCTGCGCGCGATCGGCTTCGACCGGCGACGGCCCGGCTTCGACCTCGGGTTGGGCACCGGGCTGGCGGCCGCCATCGGGGGCAGCGGACTGCTGCTCTACCTGGGCGCGCGGGCGGCCGGGTTCAATCTGACGGTGGTGCCCGAGGCGCTGCCCGACGTGTGGTGGAAGATCCCGGTGCTGATCGCCTCCGCGGTGCAGAACGCGGTCCTGGAGGAGGTCATCGTCGTCGGGTATCTGCTGCGTCGGCTGGGACAGTTGGGGTGGTCACCGTGGGCCGCGCTGGCGGCCAGTTCGGTGCTGCGCGGCTCGTACCACCTCTACCAGGGCGTCGGCGGCTTCTTCGGCAACATGGTGATGGGCGTGGTCTTCGCCCTGGTGTACCGACGCTGGGGCCGGGTGGGCCCCCTGGTCGCCGCGCACGCACTGATCGACATCGTGGCGTTCCTGGGGTACGCCGTGCTCGCGGGGCGGGTGTCCTGGCTGCCCACGATGTGA
- a CDS encoding DMT family transporter has product MHSTPHSALPVGRGLVYVSLAATAWGTAGAAAALLYQGSGLGPLALTFWRTFGGLLLLLAVRAARRPRTTGTADTAAAPAEPLRRRVARAAVIGLALAVFQAAYFASVEVTGLAVGTVVTMGAGPVLIAVGARLTMGERLGAGGILAVAGALTGLLVLVLGGEGTATVRPAGVGYALLAAAACAVMTLTTRRFGRGGGSDPYASTLGAFAVGALCLLPFAAAEGLWPHLNDLGRSLLLLGYIAAIPTALAYGLYFAGLAVVRAATASVISLIEPVSAAAIAVLFLGERLSTATAAGTAVLLTAVAALAVTEARTIDRGRAG; this is encoded by the coding sequence ATGCACAGCACACCCCACTCCGCCCTGCCCGTGGGCCGGGGCCTCGTCTACGTCTCCCTCGCCGCGACCGCCTGGGGTACCGCCGGCGCGGCCGCCGCCCTCCTCTACCAGGGCAGTGGACTCGGCCCCCTCGCCCTCACCTTCTGGCGCACCTTCGGCGGCCTGCTGCTCCTGCTCGCCGTACGGGCCGCGCGCCGTCCGCGCACCACCGGCACGGCCGACACCGCCGCCGCCCCCGCCGAGCCGCTGCGCCGCCGCGTGGCGCGGGCCGCGGTCATCGGCCTCGCCCTCGCCGTCTTCCAGGCCGCCTACTTCGCCTCCGTCGAAGTCACCGGTCTGGCCGTCGGCACCGTCGTCACGATGGGCGCCGGCCCCGTCCTCATCGCCGTCGGCGCCCGCCTCACCATGGGCGAACGACTCGGCGCCGGCGGCATCCTGGCCGTCGCCGGGGCACTGACCGGACTGCTCGTCCTCGTCCTCGGCGGCGAGGGCACCGCCACCGTCCGCCCGGCCGGCGTCGGCTACGCCCTGCTCGCCGCCGCCGCGTGCGCCGTGATGACCCTGACCACCCGCCGCTTCGGCCGGGGCGGCGGCAGCGACCCCTACGCCTCGACCCTCGGCGCGTTCGCGGTCGGCGCGCTGTGCCTGCTGCCGTTCGCCGCGGCCGAGGGCCTCTGGCCGCACCTGAACGACCTGGGCCGCAGCCTGCTGTTGCTCGGGTACATCGCCGCCATCCCGACCGCGCTCGCCTACGGCCTCTACTTCGCCGGACTGGCCGTCGTACGGGCCGCGACCGCCTCCGTGATCTCCCTGATCGAACCGGTGTCGGCGGCGGCCATCGCGGTGCTGTTCCTCGGTGAACGGCTCAGCACGGCGACCGCGGCCGGTACGGCGGTGCTGCTCACGGCCGTCGCGGCGCTGGCGGTGACCGAGGCCCGCACCATCGACCGCGGCCGAGCCGGATAG
- a CDS encoding PhzF family phenazine biosynthesis protein yields the protein MRIRIVDAFTERPFAGNPAGVVLLDSDAFPEDAWLQHVATEVNLSETAFAHPLPPGGDADWALRWLTPAAEVNLCGHATLATAHVLHTTGTATGTVRFRTRSGVLITTAGADGSITMDFPTSPLTPVEVPDTVARALGAEIRSCHDTGPDIGDLLVELADEKSVRDLTPDIALLAGYRSRGVIVTAAAEDPDGAHDFVSRGFFPSVGIDEDPVTGSAHTALAPFWSARLGRDTLIGLQGGARTGLVRTALRGDRTLLSGSAVTVIDGELLATP from the coding sequence ATGAGGATCCGCATCGTCGACGCCTTCACCGAGCGCCCGTTCGCCGGCAACCCCGCCGGAGTCGTACTGCTGGACTCCGACGCGTTCCCCGAGGACGCCTGGCTCCAGCACGTCGCCACCGAGGTCAATCTCTCCGAAACCGCCTTCGCGCACCCGCTCCCGCCGGGTGGCGACGCCGACTGGGCGCTGCGCTGGCTCACCCCGGCCGCCGAGGTGAACTTGTGCGGGCACGCCACCCTGGCCACCGCGCACGTGCTGCACACCACGGGGACGGCCACCGGTACCGTCCGCTTCCGCACCCGCAGCGGCGTCCTGATCACCACGGCCGGCGCGGACGGCTCGATCACCATGGACTTCCCCACCTCCCCGCTGACCCCCGTGGAGGTGCCGGACACCGTCGCCCGGGCACTCGGCGCCGAGATCCGCTCCTGCCACGACACCGGGCCCGACATCGGCGACCTGCTGGTCGAGCTGGCCGACGAGAAGTCCGTACGCGACCTGACGCCCGACATCGCCCTGCTGGCCGGATACCGCTCGCGGGGCGTGATCGTCACCGCCGCCGCCGAAGACCCCGACGGCGCCCACGACTTCGTCTCCCGCGGCTTCTTCCCCTCCGTGGGCATCGACGAGGACCCGGTCACCGGGAGCGCGCACACCGCACTCGCCCCCTTCTGGTCGGCGCGCCTGGGCCGCGACACCCTGATCGGCCTCCAGGGCGGAGCGCGGACCGGCCTCGTACGGACCGCGCTGCGCGGCGACCGCACGCTGCTGTCCGGCTCCGCGGTGACCGTCATCGACGGCGAGCTGCTCGCCACCCCCTGA
- a CDS encoding PadR family transcriptional regulator translates to MRSHGFEYGSERGREQFGPGRHGGRGEFGGGFERRRAAFGGFGPPFGGPPFGGGRGRGGPRGRARRGDVRASILALLKDRPMHGYEMIQEIAERSGGAWKPSPGSVYPTLQLLEDEGLITSASEGGKKLFSLTGAGREEADSGSDAPWEDAGRGVDWEAMNEIRKAGGGLVEAFRQVWATGSPEQREKAMAVVNKARKELYLILAEED, encoded by the coding sequence ATGCGTTCCCACGGATTTGAGTACGGATCCGAGCGCGGCCGTGAGCAGTTCGGCCCCGGGCGCCACGGCGGCCGCGGGGAGTTCGGCGGCGGCTTCGAGCGGCGCCGGGCCGCCTTCGGCGGATTCGGACCGCCCTTCGGAGGCCCGCCCTTCGGGGGCGGCCGGGGGCGGGGCGGGCCGCGTGGCCGGGCCCGGCGCGGCGATGTGCGCGCGTCGATACTGGCGCTGCTCAAGGACCGCCCGATGCACGGTTACGAGATGATCCAGGAGATCGCCGAGCGCAGCGGCGGGGCGTGGAAGCCCAGCCCGGGCTCGGTCTACCCCACCCTCCAACTCCTGGAGGACGAGGGGCTGATCACCAGCGCCAGCGAAGGCGGCAAGAAGCTCTTCTCGCTGACCGGCGCCGGGCGCGAGGAGGCCGACAGCGGCTCCGACGCCCCCTGGGAGGACGCCGGCCGCGGCGTCGACTGGGAGGCCATGAACGAGATACGCAAGGCGGGCGGCGGCCTGGTCGAGGCGTTCCGTCAGGTGTGGGCCACCGGCAGCCCTGAGCAGCGGGAGAAGGCCATGGCGGTGGTCAACAAGGCCCGTAAGGAGCTGTATCTGATCCTCGCCGAGGAGGACTGA
- a CDS encoding DMT family transporter, with amino-acid sequence MHASSGSPAGRTTGPAQGTGPGATQRPAVLDPHSARGTGRGAGLGIALLSALAFGGSGVAAKPLIAAGLEPLHVTWLRVTGAALIMLPVAWRHRELPRRRPALLAGFGLLAVAGVQACYFAALSRIPVGVALLIEYLAPALLLGWVRFVQKRPVTRAAAVGVVLAVGGLACVVEIWSGLSFDALGLALALGAACCQVGYFVLADHGGDAEGDTAPDPVGVIAYGLLTGAVVLTLVARPWTMHWSVLAGTADMNGIRIPAVLLLAWIVLVATVAAYLTGVVSIRRLSPQVAGVVACLEAVIATVLAWVLLGEHLSTPQIAGGAVVLTGAFIAQTAKPRSRPAEPGTVTVAAGGAPAADALRDPELDAERRPHGAPRQ; translated from the coding sequence ATGCACGCCTCATCGGGGAGCCCGGCAGGTCGCACGACCGGCCCGGCCCAGGGAACCGGGCCCGGCGCGACCCAGCGGCCGGCCGTCCTCGATCCGCACTCCGCCCGCGGCACCGGACGCGGCGCCGGGCTCGGCATCGCCCTGCTCTCCGCGCTCGCCTTCGGCGGCTCGGGGGTCGCCGCCAAACCCCTGATAGCCGCCGGCCTCGAACCGCTGCACGTCACCTGGCTACGCGTCACCGGCGCCGCGTTGATCATGCTCCCCGTCGCCTGGCGCCACCGCGAACTGCCCCGCCGCCGGCCCGCACTGCTCGCCGGCTTCGGGCTGCTGGCCGTCGCCGGTGTGCAAGCCTGCTACTTCGCCGCACTCTCCCGCATCCCGGTCGGCGTGGCGCTGCTCATCGAGTACCTCGCCCCCGCCCTCCTCCTCGGCTGGGTGCGCTTCGTCCAGAAACGGCCCGTCACCCGGGCCGCCGCCGTCGGCGTCGTCCTGGCCGTCGGCGGACTGGCCTGCGTCGTCGAGATCTGGTCCGGCCTCAGCTTCGACGCCCTGGGCCTGGCCCTCGCACTGGGCGCGGCCTGCTGCCAGGTCGGCTACTTCGTCCTCGCCGACCACGGTGGCGACGCCGAGGGCGACACCGCCCCGGACCCCGTGGGCGTGATCGCCTACGGCCTGCTGACCGGCGCGGTCGTCCTCACCCTCGTCGCCCGCCCCTGGACGATGCACTGGTCCGTCCTGGCCGGCACCGCCGACATGAACGGCATCCGCATCCCCGCCGTGCTGCTCCTCGCCTGGATCGTGCTGGTCGCCACGGTGGCCGCCTACCTCACCGGCGTGGTGTCGATCCGGCGCCTCTCCCCGCAGGTCGCCGGCGTCGTCGCCTGCCTGGAGGCGGTGATCGCCACCGTGCTCGCCTGGGTGCTGCTCGGCGAACACCTCTCCACACCCCAGATCGCCGGCGGCGCGGTGGTCCTGACCGGCGCGTTCATCGCTCAGACCGCCAAACCGCGGAGCCGACCGGCAGAGCCCGGCACCGTCACCGTGGCCGCCGGCGGAGCACCCGCCGCGGACGCCCTCCGGGACCCGGAACTCGACGCGGAACGACGGCCGCACGGCGCCCCTCGACAATGA